The Penaeus vannamei isolate JL-2024 chromosome 39, ASM4276789v1, whole genome shotgun sequence genome window below encodes:
- the eIF6 gene encoding eukaryotic translation initiation factor 6: MAVRCQFEGSNEIGVFTRLTNAYCLTGVAATSNFYSIFEEHLSEVIPVVHTSIAGCRIVGSMVTGNRHGLLVPNSTTDQELQHIRDHLPDKVKVQRVEERLSALGNVVVCNDYVALVHPDIDRETEETIHDVLKVEVFRHTIANNVLVGTYSVISNQGGIVHPATPTQELDELSMLLQVPLVAGTVNRGSNSIAAGLAVNDWAAFAGMDTTATELNVIESIFKINDASQAAISTNMRNALIDSMT; encoded by the exons ATGGCTGTTCGCTGTCAATTTGAAGGTTCTAATGAAATTGGGGTGTTTACGAGGTTGACTAATGCTTATTGTCTGACTGGTGTTGCCGCAACATCTAATTTTTACAG TATTTTTGAGGAACACCTGAGTGAAGTGATTCCCGTTGTACACACTTCAATTGCAGGATGCCGGATTGTGGGATCCATGGTAACAG GTAACCGCCATGGGCTTCTTGTACCAAACAGCACAACTGACCAGGAATTGCAACACATTCGTGATCACCTTCCAGATAAAGTCAAGGTCCAGCGTGTAGAAGAGAGATTATCTGCACTGGGAAATGTGGTTGTCTGCAATGATTATGTTGCTCTTGTTCATCCTGACATAGATAGG GAAACTGAGGAGACAATTCATGATGTACTCAAAGTAGAGGTGTTCCGTCACACAATTGCCAACAATGTCCTTGTGGGCACATATTCAGTAATTTCCAACCAAGGAGGAATTGTCCATCCAGCTACACCTACCCAGGAGCTAGATGAATTGTCTATGCTGCTGCAGGTTCCCCTTGTG GCAGGCACAGTAAACCGTGGCAGTAATTCCATTGCTGCTGGTTTGGCTGTCAACGATTGGGCAGCCTTTGCTGGGATGGACACTACGGCTACAGAACTGAATGTAATTGAGAGCATATTCAAGATCAATGATGCATCTCAAGCGGCTATATCGACTAACATGAGAAACGCACTTATTGACAG TATGACCTAA
- the LOC113805721 gene encoding integrin beta-PS, whose translation MRPPLLVFCLASLPFCLAADVPGCQHDSCTTCIRHPTCVWCYEPNNRTARPRCRSRERADFPAVCHGEKSDPQNAYGVARDEPLSADGDVENILQMSPQEVNLTVRIKETFNISLTYKHMANYPADIYYMMDGSKSMADDKDMLHSVGKELAEGMKKITSNLQLGFGIFVDKPVLPYVSTMSKNEAAYSFKNVLPLTSNTSAFTEEVKRAEGATNQDFPEGGFDGLMQAIVCEKDIKWRNASVRVIFFSTDAGFHFAGDGKLAGIVTPNDERCHLDGNELRKAHLYDFPSVAQINKMAKLHRINLVFAITAEQEPLYARLSQHIEGATSGVLASDSSNVVDLLTSSLKDIISKVELTQRDHNSHVSVRFFSECKDGEMKERSSCQGLDVGDEVQFEVEVTALKCPDNEKDWNPVVEVYPVGRQGSLQINLGMHCQCSCAKPGDKGYIVNAEACSRNGTSMCGVCECHEGFVGKACECYSNDDDGTGTISEDSCRQTNASAVCTDRGQCVCGQCQCKKPTDPSQEIYGHYCQCANYDCAAIGGKLCSGHGECDCNACNCNDGWTGKHCSCSQDTDNCENRDTGETCSNRGSCECNKCRCSGTYFGKWCEDCPTCSGKCLEFKPCIQCRVFQTGEFKDQCQEKCDRYNISIAKDLSIGEKPCSFLDEKDCRFDFAYEIDRDSGNVLLWAKQDLDCPEPVNTTGVIIGVIGAVLTVGVLALVLWKVCAVLHDRREYARFLRSKDQAKWSTNENPIFRRARTTIQNPLFNLFE comes from the exons ATGCGGCCGCCGTTACTGGTCTTCTGCCTCGCTTCGTTGCCCTTCTGTTTGGCCGCCGATGTCCCTGGCTGTCAACACGACTCCTGCACGACATGCATTCGCCATCCGACTTGCGTTTGGTGCTACGAG CCGAACAACCGAACCGCCCGGCCGCGCTGCAGGAGCAGGGAACGCGCTGACTTCCCTGCCGTGTGTCATGGTGAGAAGAGCGACCCGCAAAATGCCTACGGCGTGGCCAGGGATGAGCCTCTGTCTGCCGATGGCGACGTCGAGAACATTCTACAGATGAGTCCGCAAGAGGTTAACCTGACAGTCAGAATCA AGGAAACCTTCAACATATCCCTGACGTACAAACACATGGCGAATTACCCAGCTGATATCTACTACATGATGGATGGATCTAAGTCAATGGCAGACGATAAGGACATGTTGCATTCGGTCGGGAAAGAGCTGgcagaagggatgaagaagattACCAGTAACTTGCAACTTGGCTTTGGTATCTTCGTCGACAAGCCAGTGCTGCCTTACGTTTCCACTATGTCGAA AAACGAAGCAGCCTACAGTTTCAAGAATGTTCTTCCACTCACCAGCAATACCTCAGCTTTCACA GAAGAGGTCAAGCGAGCGGAGGGCGCCACCAACCAGGACTTCCCTGAGGGCGGATTCGATGGCCTCATGCAAGCCATAGTGTGTGAAAAGGACATCAAGTGGCGCAATGCCAGTGTCCGGGTGATCTTTTTCTCCACAGACGCTGGGTTCCACTTCGCGGGGGACGGGAAG TTGGCTGGTATTGTAACACCCAACGACGAGCGCTGCCACCTCGACGGCAACGAGCTCAGAAAAGCCCACCTCTACGACTTCCCTTCGGTCGCCCAG ATCAACAAGATGGCGAAACTCCACAGAATCAACCTGGTCTTCGCCATCACAGCCGAACAGGAGCCGCTCTACGCCCGCCTGTCACAGCACATAGAGGGCGCGACTTCTGGCGTGCTGGCCAGCGACTCGTCTAATGTGGTCGACCTCCTCACCAGCAGTCTTAAG GACATCATAAGCAAGGTGGAACTGACACAGCGAGACCACAACAGCCACGTGTCAGTGCGTTTCTTCAGCGAGTGCAAGGACGGGGAGATGAAGGAGCGATCCTCTTGCCAGGGACTCGATGTCGGGGACGAGGTCCAGTTCGAGGTGGAGGTCACG GCCCTCAAATGCCCAGACAACGAGAAAGATTGGAATCCTGTCGTCGAAGTGTACCCTGTGGGCCGTCAGGGGTCTCTGCAAATCAACCTGGGAATGCACTGCCAGTGCAGCTGTGCTAAGCCAGGTGATAAG GGCTACATTGTAAACGCGGAGGCATGCAGTAGGAACGGCACCTCCATGTGCGGTGTATGTGAGTGCCACGAAGGCTTCGTCGGGAAGGCATGCGAGTGCTACAGCAACGATGACGACGGCACTGGCACCATCAGCGAGGACTCGTGCCGGCAGACGAACGCCTCCGCAGTCTGCACCGACCGAGGCCAGTGCGTGTGTGGGCAGTGCCAGTGCAAGAAGCCAACAGATCCTAGTCAG GAGATTTACGGACACTACTGCCAGTGCGCCAATTACGACTGCGCTGCCATCGGAGGGAAACTCTGCTCCGGCCACGGGGAGTGCGACTGCAACGCGTGCAATTGCAACGATGGCTGGACGGGAAAACACTGCTCCTGCAGCCAAGACACAGACAACTGCGAGAACCGAG ACACCGGGGAGACCTGTTCGAACCGCGGGTCGTGTGAGTGCAACAAATGCAGATGCAGTGGCACATATTTCGGAAAGTGGTGCGAGGACTGCCCG ACATGCAGCGGAAAGTGCTTGGAGTTCAAACCTTGCATCCAGTGTAGAGTTTTCCAGACCGGGGAGTTCAAAGACCAGTGTCAGGAAAAATGTGATCGCTATAACATCAGTATAGCTAAAG ATCTGAGTATTGGAGAGAAACCGTGTTCTTTCCTCGATGAAAAGGATTGCCGCTTTGACTTTGCTTACGAAATTGACAGAGATTCAGGCAACGTCTTGCTGTGGGCGAAGCAGGACTTGGACTGCCCGGAACCAGTCAACACAACAG GCGTGATCATCGGAGTCATCGGAGCTGTGTTGACCGTCGGCGTATTGGCTCTTGTCCTCTGGAAGGTCTGCGCGGTTCTCCACGACCGCCGCGAGTATGCCCGGTTCCTGCGTAGTAAGGACCAAGCGAAGTGGAGTACT AATGAGAATCCGATTTTCAGGAGGGCCAGAACTACCATTCAAAACCCTTTGTTTAATTTGTTTGAGTAA